In Flavobacterium sp. N1736, the following are encoded in one genomic region:
- a CDS encoding toxin-antitoxin system YwqK family antitoxin yields the protein MPDLGRFFNIDPLAEKYEYNSTYAFQENKMGMGRELEGLELAPRNPTASFGGWFSSKYDSAVQTMQTTVSNIMGAVSVGTTTERRGSDKSGPGGNGIAFSDGGNNQNPSALPKGGRDVLWIDFGGSLEVMTTISAFELNVNFAPIGKGTNGGRATIGNKADDGITAVDNSINGGKAVKAAIKEQKDKEPQAKKDTLQVLHYGGVDNTLQKTEKSVDGKIVKTEKIIKMEKKKNDKFFILFVLFGFMLYSCKKENEIRGVLKTYFPKDKEILFSGYVIKKEDTVLDGKYILCKYNGVKIKSGIFKNGKAIGPVIFYFENGNIESIDYKNEKKISQETKYYYESGKIKRYALSDDFGSTSFIAKYDELGNIISHEGLILMEIYQYKIARQKEFKIKVNQYLKVGDTLKYHYLIANIPNAKRSFKIENLDVDNAKVKRIFTQMPPVGIDVKEILTKKGNNRIRAIVKYEFHDKEKTVINDTLSFEVKVN from the coding sequence ATGCCTGATTTAGGACGTTTTTTTAATATAGATCCTTTGGCAGAAAAATATGAATATAACTCTACTTACGCTTTTCAGGAAAATAAAATGGGTATGGGTCGAGAGTTAGAAGGTTTAGAATTAGCGCCAAGAAATCCTACTGCAAGTTTTGGCGGATGGTTCTCCAGTAAATATGATTCTGCAGTTCAAACAATGCAAACTACCGTTTCAAACATTATGGGTGCAGTATCTGTTGGTACAACTACAGAGAGAAGAGGTTCTGATAAATCTGGTCCTGGAGGAAATGGTATTGCATTTTCTGATGGAGGAAATAATCAAAATCCAAGTGCTTTACCAAAAGGTGGCAGAGATGTCCTTTGGATTGACTTTGGTGGTTCATTAGAAGTTATGACTACGATATCAGCTTTTGAGTTAAATGTTAATTTTGCACCTATTGGAAAAGGAACAAATGGAGGAAGAGCAACAATAGGAAATAAAGCAGATGATGGAATAACGGCAGTTGATAATAGTATTAATGGAGGTAAAGCTGTAAAAGCTGCTATTAAAGAACAGAAAGATAAAGAGCCACAAGCAAAAAAAGATACTCTTCAAGTCCTTCATTATGGAGGTGTAGATAATACACTGCAAAAGACTGAGAAATCAGTTGATGGGAAAATTGTTAAGACCGAAAAAATAATTAAAATGGAAAAGAAAAAAAATGATAAATTCTTCATATTGTTTGTTTTGTTTGGATTTATGCTTTATTCCTGCAAAAAAGAAAATGAAATAAGAGGTGTGTTAAAAACATATTTCCCTAAAGATAAAGAAATACTGTTTTCAGGATATGTTATTAAAAAAGAAGATACGGTTTTAGATGGAAAATATATCCTTTGCAAATACAATGGTGTAAAAATAAAGTCCGGCATATTTAAAAATGGTAAAGCAATAGGACCCGTTATTTTTTATTTTGAGAATGGTAATATTGAAAGCATTGATTACAAAAATGAAAAAAAAATATCTCAAGAAACAAAGTATTATTATGAGAGTGGGAAAATTAAAAGATATGCATTAAGTGATGATTTTGGAAGCACATCTTTCATTGCGAAATATGATGAATTGGGAAATATAATTAGTCATGAGGGACTTATATTAATGGAAATTTATCAATATAAAATAGCACGTCAAAAAGAGTTTAAAATAAAAGTCAATCAATATTTAAAAGTTGGAGATACTTTAAAATATCACTATTTAATAGCAAATATACCTAATGCTAAGCGTAGTTTTAAGATAGAAAATCTAGATGTTGATAATGCTAAAGTAAAAAGAATATTTACACAAATGCCACCAGTAGGTATTGATGTAAAAGAAATTCTAACTAAAAAAGGGAATAATAGAATAAGAGCTATTGTTAAATATGAATTTCATGATAAAGAAAAAACGGTTATAAATGATACACTTTCTTTTGAAGTTAAGGTGAATTAA
- a CDS encoding glycoside hydrolase family 130 protein, protein MSDIAKRFPENPLLMPKDLTASNPELQIISLLNPGVFTFENKTWLLVRVAESIAQKEGVIFFPVVNALGKIEIIEIPLNDPDLIANDARVVNYKGLDYLTTLSHLRILCSDDGKKFYEPKDATTLLMGSGILEQFGIEDCRVTKLEDTYYLTYTAVSENGVGVGLRTTKDWKSFDIKGMIFPPHNKDCAIFEEKINGKFYALHRPTSPQIGGNFIWLAESPDGIHWGNHQCILRSRPGQWDSARVGAGAAPIKTEKGWLEIYHGANAEHQYCLGAFLMDLENPAKVIARTIDPIMLPQESYELSGFFGYVVFTNGHIVNGDKLTIYYGAADEFVCGADFSIQEILDSLQY, encoded by the coding sequence ATGAGCGATATAGCAAAGCGTTTTCCCGAAAATCCGTTATTAATGCCTAAAGACTTAACTGCGAGTAATCCTGAATTACAAATTATAAGTCTTTTAAATCCCGGTGTTTTTACTTTTGAAAATAAAACGTGGCTTTTGGTTCGGGTTGCAGAATCTATAGCTCAAAAAGAAGGTGTAATTTTCTTTCCGGTTGTAAATGCATTAGGCAAAATAGAAATAATCGAAATTCCGCTTAATGATCCTGATCTTATAGCAAACGATGCACGTGTTGTTAATTATAAAGGACTGGATTATTTAACGACGCTTTCGCACTTGCGAATACTATGCAGTGACGACGGAAAAAAATTCTATGAGCCAAAAGATGCAACCACACTTTTAATGGGTTCCGGAATTCTCGAACAATTCGGAATTGAGGATTGCCGTGTAACAAAACTCGAAGATACGTATTACCTCACGTATACCGCAGTATCTGAAAATGGTGTTGGCGTTGGACTTCGCACAACAAAAGACTGGAAAAGCTTCGACATAAAAGGAATGATTTTCCCGCCACACAATAAAGACTGTGCGATATTTGAAGAAAAAATAAACGGAAAATTCTACGCTTTACATCGTCCGACAAGTCCGCAAATTGGAGGAAATTTTATCTGGCTCGCCGAATCACCTGACGGAATTCACTGGGGAAATCACCAATGCATTTTAAGATCAAGACCCGGACAATGGGACAGTGCACGAGTTGGCGCAGGAGCCGCACCAATAAAAACCGAAAAGGGCTGGCTGGAAATATATCATGGCGCAAATGCTGAACACCAATATTGTTTAGGCGCTTTTTTAATGGATCTTGAAAATCCCGCAAAAGTAATTGCCAGAACTATAGATCCTATCATGCTGCCGCAAGAAAGTTACGAACTAAGCGGTTTTTTCGGTTACGTAGTTTTTACTAACGGACATATCGTTAACGGCGATAAATTAACTATATATTACGGCGCCGCAGACGAATTTGTTTGTGGAGCAGATTTTTCTATTCAGGAGATTTTGGATTCTTTGCAGTATTAG
- a CDS encoding response regulator gives MIKQQYNLLLADDDEDDCDFFKEALEELNLPTSLVTVNDGVQLMDYLSKSGAENLPDILFLDLNMPRKNGLECLTEIKQANEYKNLPVIIFSTSLDRDIVDLVYEKGAVHYIRKPGEFAKLKKVIGNALNLASETNFKQPAREHFILQP, from the coding sequence ATGATTAAACAGCAATACAATCTTTTACTTGCAGATGATGACGAAGATGATTGTGATTTTTTTAAAGAAGCCTTAGAAGAATTAAATCTTCCAACATCGCTTGTTACGGTTAATGATGGCGTACAGCTTATGGATTATTTATCTAAAAGTGGTGCTGAAAATTTGCCTGATATTTTGTTTCTTGACCTAAATATGCCCCGAAAAAATGGTCTGGAATGCTTAACCGAAATAAAACAGGCAAATGAATATAAGAATCTTCCTGTTATCATTTTTTCTACCTCTTTAGACAGAGATATTGTAGATTTAGTGTATGAAAAAGGAGCTGTTCATTACATTCGGAAACCCGGTGAATTTGCCAAATTAAAAAAAGTGATTGGAAATGCGTTGAACCTGGCATCTGAAACTAATTTTAAACAACCCGCAAGAGAGCATTTTATCCTGCAACCCTAA
- a CDS encoding DUF6443 domain-containing protein — MIKNISHYIAVLLFFITAVLQAQSSNENYTFNRTFNTPMTTVNGIKNKSDVKENITYFDGLGRPVQTIAIGQGGDGSNIVTHIEYDGFGRQEKEYLPFSSNGNGSYSRIDAQSAFDATHAYYQTDIYENTMNPFFQKKLEASPLSRVLKQAAPGTDWAMDKGHEIKIDYQTNQDNEVRLFEAITSWNAATGLYDISFWDNGYYPKNELYKTITYDENSAADPLESNGSIVEFKNQEGLVVLRRLYESGQKHDTYYVFDEYNNKTYVIPPKAADGVISDEVLNNLCYQYKYDYRNREVEKKIPGKQWEFTVFDKQNHVVATGPANSPFQDDTATGWLITKYDALGRSIYTGWRNATVNTQTRYSLQEAQNAVIPVTETKPGSGTIEGITIKGANAPTSGLKILSATYYDDYKYPKIVYEPYYIGGQKVDYENSRLITGSWTRVPTTASAVLGETNTVFYDAKKRPIEEHVENHLGGFTLIDYMLDFTGKTLIKFTAHRAMTSGFNIEVVERFTYSAQDRLLTHTHKVNEGPVELLADNTYDALGKLIGKNVGNTTENPLQKIDYKYNIRGWLTNINNINNLEEDNASRDLFAFKINYNNPEAIMFRLEALYNGNIAETFWATNSDGGIIRGYGYRYDNLNRLKSAIYQIPKLTDSKNYFGENLVYDKNGNIKSLERMFMAGISTNPYADHMDNLDYFYANNSNQLMKVTDKSNNPQGFKDDSDGYNDTEDDYAYDANGNLIKDQNKKIVTIDYNHLNLPLKTTFAAGNTIEYIYTASGQKVEKIVTENNVVTNTKYLSGFHYKNDILQFFPTAEGYVRNTSVNPATRIYGYVYNFLDHIGNVRLSYAKNTATNKLEILEENNYYAFGLAHKGYNSDNKQIGYNYKYQGQERQDELGLNWDSFKWRNYMPDLGRFFNIDPLAEKYEYNSTYAFQENKMGMGRELEGLELAPRNPTASFGGWFSSKYDSAVQTMQTTVSNIMGAVSVGTTTERRGSDKSGPGGNGIAFSDGGNNQDPSALPKGGRDVLWIDFGGSLEAMTTVAAFELGFNGAFKGKGTNGGKPTMENKIDDGISAVDNAASGVKTIAGEVKKKIDKPDNGQKRDSVRETFYAKDGTEIRTEIRGKKENE; from the coding sequence ATGATAAAAAATATATCCCATTATATAGCTGTTTTATTGTTTTTTATAACGGCTGTTTTACAAGCGCAATCAAGTAACGAAAATTACACATTCAATCGTACTTTTAATACTCCGATGACAACGGTTAACGGAATTAAAAATAAAAGTGACGTAAAAGAAAACATAACCTACTTTGACGGTTTAGGTCGTCCCGTGCAAACCATTGCCATTGGACAGGGCGGAGACGGATCGAATATTGTTACTCATATTGAATATGACGGTTTTGGCAGACAAGAAAAAGAATATTTGCCTTTCTCTTCTAATGGTAACGGAAGTTATTCGAGAATCGATGCGCAATCTGCTTTTGATGCTACACATGCCTATTATCAAACGGATATTTATGAAAACACGATGAATCCGTTTTTTCAAAAAAAGCTTGAAGCATCGCCATTAAGCCGTGTTTTAAAACAAGCCGCTCCGGGAACGGATTGGGCAATGGATAAAGGGCATGAAATAAAAATAGATTACCAAACCAATCAGGATAACGAAGTTCGTTTGTTTGAAGCCATTACAAGTTGGAATGCAGCGACAGGTTTATACGATATCTCTTTTTGGGATAACGGTTATTACCCTAAAAATGAGCTGTATAAAACCATTACTTACGACGAAAATTCAGCCGCAGATCCTTTAGAATCTAACGGAAGTATCGTTGAGTTTAAAAACCAGGAAGGTTTGGTTGTTTTGAGGCGACTGTACGAATCAGGACAAAAACACGACACCTACTATGTATTTGATGAATACAATAATAAAACCTATGTAATTCCGCCAAAAGCAGCAGACGGAGTTATTAGTGATGAAGTACTGAATAATTTATGTTATCAGTACAAATACGATTATCGCAATCGTGAAGTCGAGAAAAAAATACCCGGCAAACAATGGGAGTTTACAGTATTCGACAAACAAAATCACGTTGTAGCAACGGGTCCTGCAAATTCGCCATTTCAGGATGATACGGCTACAGGTTGGTTAATAACAAAATATGACGCGCTTGGCAGGTCAATATACACAGGCTGGCGAAATGCAACGGTGAATACACAAACGAGATATAGTTTACAAGAGGCACAAAATGCCGTAATTCCGGTAACAGAAACCAAACCGGGCTCAGGAACTATTGAAGGAATTACGATAAAAGGAGCGAATGCACCAACATCGGGTTTAAAAATTCTTAGCGCAACGTATTATGATGATTATAAATATCCTAAAATAGTGTACGAACCGTATTATATTGGCGGACAAAAAGTAGATTACGAAAATAGCCGTTTGATAACCGGCAGTTGGACAAGAGTACCTACAACAGCCTCGGCAGTTTTGGGAGAAACCAATACTGTATTTTACGATGCTAAAAAAAGACCAATAGAAGAACATGTAGAGAATCATCTGGGAGGTTTTACTCTTATCGATTATATGCTCGATTTTACAGGAAAGACACTTATTAAATTTACGGCACACAGGGCAATGACGTCCGGATTTAATATTGAAGTTGTCGAAAGATTTACCTATTCCGCACAAGATCGTTTGCTTACCCATACCCATAAAGTAAATGAAGGACCAGTGGAACTTCTTGCAGACAATACGTATGATGCTTTAGGTAAGTTAATAGGTAAAAATGTTGGGAATACAACTGAAAACCCGCTACAGAAAATTGATTATAAATATAATATAAGAGGCTGGCTAACGAACATTAATAATATAAATAATTTAGAAGAAGATAATGCCTCAAGAGATTTGTTTGCTTTTAAAATAAATTATAATAACCCTGAGGCAATTATGTTTCGTTTAGAAGCACTTTATAATGGTAATATAGCCGAAACTTTTTGGGCAACAAATTCAGATGGTGGCATCATTCGTGGTTATGGATACCGTTATGATAATTTAAATCGTTTGAAATCAGCGATCTATCAAATACCTAAGCTCACAGACAGCAAAAACTATTTTGGCGAAAACCTCGTTTATGATAAAAATGGAAACATAAAAAGCCTCGAGCGTATGTTTATGGCAGGAATATCGACCAATCCTTATGCAGATCATATGGATAATCTGGATTATTTTTATGCCAATAATAGTAACCAGCTTATGAAAGTTACAGACAAATCGAACAACCCGCAGGGATTTAAAGACGACAGCGACGGATACAACGATACTGAAGATGATTACGCCTATGATGCAAACGGAAATTTGATAAAAGACCAAAACAAGAAAATCGTTACTATAGACTATAATCATCTTAATTTGCCGCTAAAAACAACATTTGCAGCCGGAAATACAATTGAGTATATTTACACTGCAAGCGGACAAAAAGTAGAGAAAATAGTAACAGAAAATAATGTTGTAACCAACACGAAATATTTAAGTGGTTTTCATTATAAAAACGACATCTTACAGTTTTTTCCAACGGCAGAAGGGTATGTACGAAACACAAGTGTAAATCCTGCAACACGAATTTACGGCTATGTTTATAATTTTTTAGATCATATAGGGAACGTTCGTTTGAGTTATGCTAAGAATACCGCGACAAATAAACTAGAAATATTAGAAGAGAATAATTATTACGCATTTGGTTTAGCCCATAAAGGATATAATTCTGATAATAAGCAAATTGGGTATAATTACAAATACCAAGGCCAGGAACGTCAAGACGAGTTAGGCTTAAATTGGGACAGTTTTAAATGGAGAAATTACATGCCTGATTTAGGACGCTTTTTTAATATAGATCCTTTGGCAGAAAAATATGAATATAATTCTACTTACGCTTTCCAGGAAAATAAAATGGGTATGGGTCGAGAGTTAGAAGGTTTAGAATTAGCTCCAAGAAATCCTACTGCAAGCTTTGGAGGTTGGTTCTCCAGTAAATATGATTCTGCAGTTCAAACAATGCAAACTACCGTTTCAAACATTATGGGTGCAGTATCTGTTGGTACAACTACAGAGAGAAGAGGTTCTGATAAATCTGGTCCTGGAGGAAATGGTATTGCATTTTCTGATGGAGGAAATAATCAGGATCCAAGTGCTTTACCAAAAGGCGGTAGAGATGTACTTTGGATAGATTTTGGAGGGTCTTTAGAAGCGATGACAACCGTAGCTGCTTTTGAATTAGGATTTAATGGTGCATTTAAAGGAAAAGGAACAAATGGTGGCAAACCAACAATGGAAAATAAAATTGATGATGGAATAAGTGCTGTTGATAATGCTGCAAGTGGTGTTAAAACTATAGCTGGAGAAGTCAAAAAGAAGATAGACAAACCAGACAATGGACAAAAGAGAGACTCCGTAAGGGAAACATTTTACGCAAAAGATGGAACAGAAATTAGAACAGAAATTAGAGGTAAAAAAGAGAATGAATAG
- a CDS encoding T9SS type A sorting domain-containing protein: protein MKKIYLLLVFVFPLLSWSQDILWEKTYGGIHSDYLFDAQPTADYGFILAGSSLSNKTGNKEENNNGDLDYWIWKMDESGNLDWQKSFGGSGFDLLQSIKITRDGGFILAGTSNSSNDFQKKDNNKGSTDFWVIKLDAKGNEQWQRTIGGSGQDELVCAFQTKDGGYMLAGSSSSSPELGNTTTHYQPLDTKPDVYIKSEKSRGNMDYWIVKLNKSGVIEWQKTYGGDYADLLRSMEQTKDGGYIIGGYSNSPQSGDKTAPQKGIGDYWILKISDVGTIEWQNTYGGNGDNQLYTIHQTEDDGYIVGGNSNSTSPLTSLGGMVSNGTDYWVLKLDEKGDVLWSKTYDFGKTDILASLVENADHTYLIGGYSQSEHKFSKGDIVQKTAGIIPKREDKESGYIALKIDKKGEEIWKRIVGSNGEDIMQKLFETRDGGYLMAGTSKSDVSKDKNSSIGGNDFWVVKIKDKQKPEKSKSKGIEAIPNPVVSFTNIIIGYEYEKGTVTVVDMAGRLLQQFPITTRTVPVDLSRYPEGIYVINVKTNVQSDGVKVIRRGKH from the coding sequence ATGAAAAAAATCTACTTATTACTGGTATTCGTTTTTCCACTTCTGAGTTGGTCTCAGGATATTCTTTGGGAAAAAACCTATGGAGGAATCCATTCCGATTATTTATTTGACGCTCAGCCAACCGCAGATTATGGTTTTATTTTGGCTGGAAGCTCGTTGTCTAATAAAACAGGAAATAAAGAAGAAAACAACAATGGAGATCTGGATTACTGGATCTGGAAAATGGATGAAAGCGGTAATCTGGACTGGCAGAAAAGTTTTGGAGGAAGTGGTTTCGATTTGCTTCAAAGTATAAAGATTACAAGAGATGGTGGTTTTATTCTTGCCGGAACATCCAATTCATCAAATGATTTTCAAAAGAAAGACAATAATAAAGGCAGTACAGATTTTTGGGTTATTAAACTGGATGCCAAAGGCAATGAACAATGGCAGCGCACCATTGGCGGAAGTGGTCAGGATGAATTAGTTTGTGCTTTTCAAACCAAAGATGGCGGCTATATGCTGGCAGGATCTTCAAGTTCAAGTCCGGAATTAGGGAACACTACAACCCATTATCAGCCTTTAGATACTAAACCGGACGTATACATAAAATCAGAAAAAAGCCGTGGCAATATGGATTACTGGATTGTCAAATTGAATAAATCCGGAGTAATCGAATGGCAAAAAACATACGGCGGAGATTATGCTGATTTATTAAGAAGCATGGAACAAACCAAAGATGGCGGTTACATTATTGGCGGTTATTCAAACTCTCCGCAATCCGGAGATAAAACAGCACCTCAAAAAGGAATTGGTGATTATTGGATTCTGAAAATCAGTGATGTCGGCACCATAGAATGGCAAAATACATACGGCGGAAATGGCGATAATCAATTGTATACGATTCATCAAACAGAAGATGACGGCTATATTGTTGGTGGAAACTCAAATAGTACAAGTCCGCTAACTTCTTTGGGCGGAATGGTAAGTAATGGCACCGATTATTGGGTTTTAAAATTAGATGAAAAAGGCGATGTTTTGTGGAGTAAAACCTATGATTTTGGTAAAACAGATATTCTGGCCTCACTGGTAGAAAATGCAGATCATACCTATTTGATTGGAGGTTATTCGCAAAGTGAACATAAATTCTCTAAAGGAGATATCGTTCAAAAAACAGCCGGAATAATACCTAAAAGAGAAGATAAAGAAAGCGGATATATCGCATTGAAAATTGATAAAAAAGGCGAGGAAATCTGGAAGAGAATCGTCGGAAGTAATGGCGAAGATATCATGCAAAAATTATTCGAAACCAGAGATGGCGGTTACTTAATGGCAGGCACGTCAAAGTCTGATGTTTCGAAAGATAAAAACTCCAGTATTGGCGGAAATGATTTTTGGGTTGTCAAAATAAAAGACAAACAAAAGCCTGAAAAATCAAAATCTAAAGGCATCGAAGCGATTCCGAATCCTGTGGTAAGCTTTACTAATATAATTATAGGTTATGAATATGAAAAAGGCACAGTTACAGTCGTAGATATGGCAGGTCGCCTGCTACAGCAGTTTCCTATTACAACCCGAACTGTTCCGGTCGATTTAAGCCGATATCCCGAAGGAATTTATGTGATAAATGTTAAGACAAATGTGCAGAGTGATGGTGTGAAAGTGATACGAAGAGGGAAACATTAA